Within Vicia villosa cultivar HV-30 ecotype Madison, WI linkage group LG1, Vvil1.0, whole genome shotgun sequence, the genomic segment GCAGCATATACTCAGAGGCCTACTGTTGTAGGAGCGAGTGAAGAGTCTTGATGGAACATCATATTCGTTGAGAATATGCATATTAAATATCTTTCATGTAATGGGAAGCTTTTTGTAGGAAGGTTTTCATGTATGTCCTTGTACTAGTCAGTAATGATGTCTGTCTTGATCTTCATGTGcaattttttattcttcttcaaTAAAGATTCATACAACTCCTTCAACATTTCAACTGCTTGCATCTCCATCTTATGCTCCAATATTCATCTTCAATTCCATAAGCTTCATTTTCTTGTGTCATATCTTCATCCCATGTAATTAAATTGCAAGTTTCTTCTGTTTGTCAAAATCGACACCTCTTGAAAAGTCTCCTTTGATTATGTCCGTTGTTGCAGTGATATGATATCATACAAACATTACACTCACAAGTCACACCTTCTCCCTTAATGTTTGCTAACACTTGTGAAATGATAAGAAATTGGTTTGCTTCGTCTTGATGAAGATTACATTTATTGAAGACAAGTGGAACCAATTGTAGTGAAAAAATAATGGAACACGACCGGAAGTGAATAAGAAGAAGAATGGGAAGATGACCTGGAGTGATGATGAGAAGAATGAAACAATTAAAGAAGAAAACGTTTGTGCAATTAGGGTTATGAACTTCACATaaataccaaaaataattaaataaaaaaatccatGTCACAGAAAAAACCCATTTGGATCTCCACGTATGCAACTGTTAAGTAAATTTGATGGAAGGGACAAATGTTATGAATGGAAAAATTTATACCGACTCCCTCCCAGCATATTTAACCgggtatgtttggatatcacgaaatgaacggagtggaatggaatggagcggactgggatggagcggagtggaacggagcggaacgaatgtaccattccattgtttggaaattttagaacggaataagacaaattattcattccgcccaaatcggaggggaaggaatatggtggtaagtgatggaatggaatggaatccataccactcctttccgctccgctccatccgtttttaaattatccaaacaacggaatatcattttattccattccattccgctccgctccatccgattccatcaTTTTATAGATGGATCGTTTTTCTCAGTAAAATGAGACCACTTTATATATAAACACAACTTTGCCGGTGGCTGCGTAGGTTTAATTCAAATAGAATAAAGTTATGCCGCTTCGGCTTCTGCGTCAGACCAATTTAGCATCTTCGGCAGTTGTCCTTCCCGACGAGCTGATGGCGGAAATAGTGTCCTGGCTGTCCGTGAAACATCTTATACAATTGAGGTGCGTCAACAAGTTTTTCCAAACTCTCATCTCTGATCCTTACTTTGTTCAAATGCATCTCATGAAATCAGCACGAACACCTAATCTCGCACATATCTGGCTAGACAGCTGGGAAGATGATGATTCCCATATTGTTAGTCAATCCATTCCTCCTTTTAACTCCCTTCACAATCATCCTTCCTATCGATTGATCGATTTTGTCAGTGTAGACCGAGTTGTTGGTTCATGCAATGGATTGATATGCTTGATTAGTAGTTCATATCTTTCTCAAGATGAATGGCTTTGTTTCTGGAACCCTGCAACGAGAACAAAATCAGAAAATTTTAGAATATTTTCCGATCTTTATTCTCTCCGCCAAGATTTTAAGTTCTCTTTTggttatgatattttgaatgaaactTATAAGGTGGTAGGGTTCATGGTGGAGATAGAGCTTGGTGGTAATCTAAAAAATGTGGTGAAAGTTTTCAGCTTGGGGGATAATTCATGTAGAGATATTCAATGTTTACCTGTGATTCCACTTTATTGGTTTGATGGTTGTAACAACAAAGATGTGTATTTGAATGGTACTATTAATTGGCTGGCCTATTGCAatcatgatttttatttgatgGGTGTTATCGAAAATTATGTAATTCTTTCGCTAGATCTCTCTACCGAATCGTACACTCAGATGATGTTGCCTCGTGGTTTTGACAAGGGACCGCGTGTTCAGGCATGTATTGCAGTTTTGATGAATTTTCTTTGTTTCTGTCGTGATTTTGAGAGAAACCATTTTGTTATATGGCAGATGAAAGATTTTGGGGTTCAAGAGTCTTGGGTTCAGTTATTTAAAATTAGTTATCAGAATTTCTATTCAATCAACGGTAATTTATTTGATATTCAGCGGTTGAAATTGTTACCGATACACCTTTCTGAGAATGGTTATACTTTGATATTGGCAAATATGCACAAGGCACCAGCATTTATCTGTGACTGCAGAGACGATACAATAGAGCAAATAAGGATTACTAATATGAATCAGTGGTTGTGGGCTAAGGATCACATTGAAAGTTTGGTTCCAACTCGTTGAAAGTGAGTTTTTATTCATGTTTGTTTTGTGCTTATAACAATACAAGTTAGAAAATGATGTTTTATAAAAGTAACTTGTAGTTAGATTTCTGATATCAGTAAGTTCCTGTCAGTAGTCCATAATAACTATTATGGAAAGAGAAGCACTGAAAAGGGTTGATGCAAATTGATGATGTTGAAGCAACACGCCAGAACATAATTTTCAATCAATTAGAATGTGCTTTTGTCATTGTCACTCAAATATTTGAATTGCTTTTTATTTTACTTAAATAATGCAGAATCACTCAACTCTTAATTTTTTCCAAGTGTATTTAgaattgattttttattcaatataatATATAATGTTTTACATGCCATCTCTGCCCTTGTTTTTGGAGCAAATAGCTAAAATAGTCTATTAGTTTGAAGGGGAACTTGATTAATTGTTGGGTTAATAGTCATTCACCATCTAccatataggcgagttttgattttttcccctttaaaaaaaaaggttttggattacccccctatATTTTTCGGGCActcccctaagcgtgtaaaaatcaaggggataaatcaaaaaaatgtattttacagGGGGATAATTTTTCTTCTTAGGGGAAAAAGACTTAgccttttaaaaattttaaaattatagggggtaatccaaaaaaaaaaaaattaaaggggggaaaatcaaaactcgcctatatgaCAGAAGGTGAATGACTATTAACCTTAATTGTTTGCTTTATtggtatattaatatatttttgcgGAGTTGTGTATCACATAAAACTTTTGATcaattgattaattgtttgttaGCAGTTCGACTCCAACCctaaaacttttcttttttttgctctttttGATGAATAACATTGTACTTATTGAATTGATCTTCTGACCTCTTATTCAGATCCTTCTACGGGATTTTGTGTGTCCTGAATTTCATTGTATTTGTTGAATTGAATTTCTAGTATTTCactagaatttttaaaaaaattaagaggaatATTTGGTTAAATTATTTACACCTAACAATGTAATTTTTTGGAAGCAAGGAAAATCCATGGCATTCAGCTGGTGAGGAAAGCACCTGTCATCATACACCtcctatttgtttttttttctgtaAGCAAGGATTTATAGATACTAGAATACAAGTTCTACAAAAGGATACAAATGAGCTTAACAAAAGTTAAAGGGAAAAATTAAAAACCTATTGTATTCtacgataaataaaataaaggactTTTGTTGAACTCGTGGAAATTACAATTGGAATGATTAATTTTACCTATATAAGTCCACTTCCATACTAGCACTTTAATCTCACAAACGATTTCCGAGATATTCCATGTATCGCTCCTAAACACAATCCCATTTCTTGTCTTCCAAAGAGTCCAAGCCGCGGCCAACCAAACTACTCCTTCCTTCCCTTTCTTGACTTTACATCCCCTACAATGCCAAAACCATTTTAAGAAGCTCTCCTTGAAGGATTTAAAGGTCAAATATTCCATCCCTATCTAAGAAGCAATTTTCTTCCACACCAAATTCACATTATAGCACAACAAGAGACTATGCACGGATGTTTCTTCCTCCCTGTTACAAAAAACGCAGCCAGCTATATAGGAGATGAAATAATGCCTCTCGAAGATAGAATATCGCGTGTTGGCAAAATGTTGTAGAAACATTTCCACCCAAAAATGCTAATCTTAATAGGAACTCCCGCACTCCACACAAACTTGAAAGCATTGTCGAAACATTCGGGATGGCCGAAAGGGACATTCTGAGCGTTAATGAGTCGATGATAGGTTGCAATCTTAAGGCCAGCAACCTCATCTAATCTCCATCTAACTGCATCAAGCGCTGCCAAGCTGTCTTGTGGATCGAGAGACTGCTGCAATACCTATCGCAGCTGCAGCATTTGAGCTGCTACTTCTGGCTGTTGCAAACGACTTCGCGttactgatccgctgtcgcgcgcggatcaaaacgagttattttgaataaaatcgtagatagcgacaagtgactcgaatatcgtctctcaaggattcttattcttattaactaATTACTGAAACGATTAATGGGGGTTTTGGTTGGTTTAGAATCGAATCGACAAAAgtcaaaataagtgattattgaaataagctgttatgaaataagtgattttcagattaatctaccggttctacttccaacttatcattggttatttcaatttcaattcccctaagcggtaccaattcctattcgattgtaATACTGAGGAAACAAGCGTCGACAGTATTACACGAATTATGATCctaatcaccgaattaagcaaacggttcaccgaattaagcaaacggttatcaATAGCGCGAAGAAACGAAGAAGCTAAGtttaaacgcgattaaagtaaggaacatgcatcaatcgaattaaatccaatACATTCTATaacaacgaattaagcaaacgaaatcatagaacaaattggaaaggaactaaattaaattgaaagtaataataacctcaaagttttgtggaattcgAATTCGGTAGATTGCCCCtttggattagttctccattgcaAAATCGtacaaaaactcaaaattatttCGTGAATGGTGATGAAGATGCtacagtaccgcggctgctaccctaaggggaaataGCACAACCCATTTTACAATCCAattgggtcaaacatacgacccaggcccaaaactaattgacccgaaacttaactaaaactagtgctgcaacttcaacgaaattTCTGGCCTTTCTAcaatccgattctgacttcgactacaaaataagaattgtagctctttctcttagctttccggcgattattagaacgcctcaatcggattcccggaactccagttatgaccgttttagtgcagactgttaatactgaaaataaagtgcgaaaatgaaattaaaccaaaaataaactaaattagaaaaacattataaaatataaaaataagcaaagcaaaccaaagaaatgcctaagtacaaacataaaagaacgtgcatcaaaatgcactgatcaaattcccccacacttgaacttttgcactccgagcaaaataaaatcaaaacaaagaaagaaagcacagatacatcaacagttactcatcctaggctacaaatcttcttcgggtaagtttgcatcgacaggtacaaatcttcttcgggtaaggacaccgtaagaacactaaccacagatatgcatacataagcctcctaaatacacaaaccaattcaaatcataataTTATacaatagcctaacttactcatcctttttgctctttttcattcaggcgcaatcacattaagctcgttatctccacacacttatagcaagacggccggttagtgactatgatccttttgcacggggttccggtacttgtgtggtataaccctttgcttactcagatgtagttgcgggagatcggaccgtaatcctccctaccaagttcagcaccagaaaccgctgaaccaactaacaaagagttttgaaatcttttttttgaaggttccacaaccattgggttaagtgaccgggtgagggtcaccaaacttagaaggcgcattacctttttctttttttttcttttttttctttttggaacattcacttatattcatcggcttccctgcgtaaagtgtgtgagagatggtgccggctgctgaaataaactactcaagagctgtcagagaatgagaatttaaggctaaaacataataaaaaattcaaatcaatttgcaTATGAAGGAGATTTATGGTGTTTAAAATGATactgatcttgtgaatttttcccaagtctccgcaaactcgactcaaataagtctatagcctaaaattttcaaaacgatgcattttttttatatttttttaaactgaaaaataaaacaagaaaacaaaaacaaagaaaacgcaCGATTCCCTCCCTTACACTAaaacaagcattgtcctcaatgaaaggacataattattaaagtaagagggagagaaaggaaagaacacacccgagtattcaaggaggatatgtgatcgCATAAACAGCCTTTGCTAGTGAAGCCTCTTTTACAATCTCTCCTTCCAAAGTAGGGCTCTCATGGAATAGCCTAATACGGTGTACATTGAccttgaaatttattttagtgccttctccttttattccaggatcaaagaacaatctccgaaaagtaaaagtgtcgaatCCGCACGTGAAAGTGATGTCATTTATCACAACATCAAAGATCAATGGTTGAAAGGGTTGCCTCACTAATTTTTCTTCATCTGAAAGTGAGATCTTATGCTCATTACATGATGGAATAATATCAAGAATGTCAATCAAAGTCC encodes:
- the LOC131603751 gene encoding F-box/kelch-repeat protein At3g23880-like, which codes for MAEIVSWLSVKHLIQLRCVNKFFQTLISDPYFVQMHLMKSARTPNLAHIWLDSWEDDDSHIVSQSIPPFNSLHNHPSYRLIDFVSVDRVVGSCNGLICLISSSYLSQDEWLCFWNPATRTKSENFRIFSDLYSLRQDFKFSFGYDILNETYKVVGFMVEIELGGNLKNVVKVFSLGDNSCRDIQCLPVIPLYWFDGCNNKDVYLNGTINWLAYCNHDFYLMGVIENYVILSLDLSTESYTQMMLPRGFDKGPRVQACIAVLMNFLCFCRDFERNHFVIWQMKDFGVQESWVQLFKISYQNFYSINGNLFDIQRLKLLPIHLSENGYTLILANMHKAPAFICDCRDDTIEQIRITNMNQWLWAKDHIESLVPTR